One stretch of Asterias rubens chromosome 8, eAstRub1.3, whole genome shotgun sequence DNA includes these proteins:
- the LOC117293542 gene encoding periodic tryptophan protein 2 homolog, with amino-acid sequence MRFSYKFSNLLGAVYRHGNLSFSSDGDSIISPVGNRISKFDLKNNKSETFPIEARMNISCVGLSPDGTTAIIVDQEGNGMLCSLVSKTVLHHVHFHQPVTAIKYSPDGKKIALTKERFAQVYHAPGSTREFNPLLLHRTYYGAYDDTTCIDWTTDSRVFAVGSKDMQTRVFAASEMEQLVIYTLGGHKDCVVGAFFEDNSLNLYSVSRKGEVLVWECDTELHELRPMEKRPASNLGNKAERPLSAKKRAAETVVKEGSKALYKRLARHFLNKEGDFTHLTCADFHKKNHMLVTGFESGTFHIHELPECTLIHSLSISNQCIAAVCFNQPGDWIAFGCSGLGQLLVWEWQSECYVLKQQGHHNNMTCLDFSPDGQLLATGGQDGKVKVWNSSSGLCFVTFTEHTATITGITISGKAGKVIVSASLDGTVRAFDLHRYRNFRTFTSPHPAQFACLGVDSSGELIAAGAQDSFEIFLWSMQTGRLLEVLAGHEGPISCLSFSSAADMLASASWDKTVKLWNVYQHKGARETLQVMADALAVCFSPDGHQLAVATLDGQISFWDIQTTTQTGSVEGKHDLGGGRREGDMVTAKTSAAARSFNTLCYSADGTCILAAGKSKNICIYNIQEQILMKRFQVSCNLSLDAMEEFLNRRKMTEFGNVALIDGEEDHSQALSLPGVTKGDMSSRFFKPEVNVSGVKFSPTGRQFAATTTEGLLVYSLDNSLTFDPFDLTLEITPKLVRETLQREEWSSALMLSFRLNETRLIQEIVESIPFEQVESVCQSLPMAYTEKMLSFLTTQLDTSAHLEFYLTWCERLLTLYCPRFQTQSSSTQALLRALQKSLTRKHQDLGKL; translated from the exons ATGAGGTTCTCATATAag TTCTCCAACCTCCTTGGAGCAGTTTATCGCCATGGTAACCTTAGTTTTAGTTCCGATGGAGACAGCATCATCAGCCCCGTTGGAAACAGAATCTCCAAATTTGACCTGAAGAA TAATAAATCAGAGACCTTTCCGATTGAGGCTCGTATGAACATCTCATGTGTGGGGTTGTCACCTGATGGCACAACGGCAATTATTGTTGATCAAG AGGGTAATGGAATGTTGTGCAGTCTAGTCAGCAAGACGGTTCTGCATCATGTCCACTTTCATCAGCCAGTGACTGCAATCAAATACAGCCCTGATGGAAA gaaaatcgCCCTTACGAAGGAGAGATTTGCACAAGTGTACCACGCACCAGGCAGCACAAGAGAGTTCAATCCACTGTTGCTACACAGAACCTACTACGGTGCTTACGATGATACGACATGCATCGACTGGACAACAGACTCAAG gGTGTTTGCGGTTGGTTCGAAGGACATGCAAACTCGTGTCTTCGCTGCATCTGAAATGGAGCAGTTGGTCATCTACACCCTGGGAGGACATAAAGATTGTGTCGTGGGGGCCTTCTTTGAGGACAACTCACTTAAT TTGTATAGTGTTAGCCGGAAAGGCGAGGTCCTGGTGTGGGAATGTGATACAGAACTACATGAGCTACGACCCATGGAGAAGCGCCCAGCTAGTAATCTTGGCAACAAGGCTGAAAGACCCCTGTCTGCTAAAAAGAGAGCAGCGGAGACCGTTGTGAAAGAAGGAAGCAAGGCTTTGTACAAGAGACTAGCGAG GCATTTCTTGAATAAGGAAGGCGACTTCACGCATCTAACATGCGCCGACTTTCACAAAAAGAACCACATGTTGGTGACGGGATTCGAATCTGGAACATTTCACATTCACGAGCTGCCTGAATGTACGCTAATTCATTCGCTCAG TATATCCAACCAGTGTATAGCGGCAGTGTGTTTCAATCAGCCTGGGGACTGGATTGCGTTTGGCTGTTCCGGTCTCGGTCAGTTACTGGTCTGGGAGTGGCAGAGTGAGTGCTACGTCCTGAAACAACAGGGCCATCATAACAACATGACCTGCTTGGACTTCTCACCGGACGGTCAACTCTTAGCCACTGGTGGTCAGGACGGAAAG GTAAAGGTGTGGAACAGCAGTAGCGGGTTATGCTTTGTGACATTCACTGAACACACAGCCACAATCACAGGGATTACCATCAGTGGTAAAGCAGGGAAGGTTATCGTGTCTGCTTCACTCGACGGCACAGTCAGAGCGTTTGATCTACACAG ATATCGTAACTTCCGTACCTTCACCTCGCCCCACCCCGCCCAGTTTGCATGCTTGGGTGTGGATTCTAGCGGCGAGCTGATCGCTGCCGGTGCACAGGATAGCTTTGAGATCTTCCTCTGGTCAATGCAAACTGGCAGATTGCTAGAG gTTCTTGCGGGTCATGAAGGTCCAATTTCATGCCTGAGTTTCAGCTCGGCGGCGGACATGTTGGCCAGTGCATCATGGGATAAGACGGTCAAACTCTGGAATGTTTATCAGCACAAAGGAGCCCGAGAGACGTTACAGGTCATGGCTGATG CTCTTGCAGTTTGCTTTAGCCCTGACGGTCACCAGCTGGCCGTAGCTACTCTGGACGGTCAGATATCATTCTGGGATATACAGACGACCACTCAGACTGGATCAGTAGAGGGAAAGCATGACCTCGGCGGGGGGAGGAGAGAGGGTGATATGGTGACTGCAAAAACATCAGCGGCAGCGAG ATCTTTTAACACATTGTGCTATTCGGCTGACGGGACGTGCATTTTGGCTGCGGGTAAATCCAAGAACATCTGTATCTACAATATCCAAGAGCAGATACTGATGAAGAGGTTTCAGGTGTCGTGTAATCTCTCTCTGGATGCGATGGAG GAGTTTCTGAATCGGCGTAAGATGACTGAGTTTGGAAACGTTGCTCTAATCGACGGTGAGGAGGACCACTCTCAAGCACTCAGTCTACCCGGTGTGACCAAGGGCGATATGAGCTCACGCTTCTTCAAGCCGGAGGTCAATGTGTCAGGGGTCAAATTCTCACCCACGG GGAGACAGTTTGCAGCGACCACAACAGAAGGCTTACTTGTCTACTCACTTGACAACAgcctgacctttgacccctttgATTTGACACTGGAGATCACGCCGAAGCTGGTGCGGGAGACGTTACAGCGCGAGGAATGGAGCAGCGCCCTCATGCTCAGCTTCCGTCTTAACGAAACGAGGTTAATACAGGAGATTGTCGAATCTATCCCGTTTGAGCAAG